Below is a window of Fervidobacterium pennivorans DSM 9078 DNA.
TTGCCATATTGCATTTCGCTCCTTTTGATATCTAGACTTGTGTAGACAGGAACTCAAAAAGATTATACCACCAAATAACAAAAAGATATTGCCTAACTCATTCAAGCTTTATCCTTTTCAAAAAGTTGTATTCGTTCATTGCCTCTTCGAACATTCCAGCCTCTTCGTAAAGTTGGGCAAGAGTAAGCCTTTTATCTTCATTTAATGGATCCTTATCAACAATCTTTCTGTAGGTCAGTGCAGCAAGCTTTTTTAAGCCCAAGACGTGGAATATTTTGTATCTTACAAATGGTATTGAAAAAAGAATTATTGTAGTCATTACTACGAGAACAATAGTTACAAAGACGAAATTATCAGCAAAACGAGCAAGGCGAGAGGAAAATTCCATAAACGAGTGCCAGAATTTGTACCAAGTTTTGCTAGTTTTGTTTAATATTTTTTCAAACCGTGCGTCCGAGTATCTGTAAGTTTTGAAGTCTTTATATAGTTCTAGGATACGATTTCTTGTTTCCTTCTCGGCATTTGAATATCGTTGGTACAATTCTTCAAATATGGCGTTGACAAACACATCCTTCTTCTCCAGACGTTTCAGAACAGTGTCTAAAAAATGTTTCTTTGCCTTATCGTCCTGTGATATTACATTAAGAACACTTTCAACGTAGTCTTTTACATCGATGGTAAGAATGTTTGTAAGTAATAGAACGTCAAGGTTATGGGAAACATTATTATTTAAGTATTCTGCTAGGGTTTCTTCTCTGAAGATCTCCAAGATGTAGTACTTCAAAGTCGTCTTTATAGAATTTGTCTTTAAGAATTTTATAAGGCCTTCGATGTCTTCTTTAACTGCAAAATCCAGCTCTTTCAATTTTCTTTTAGCGTTTATAATCCTTCCAACTTGTTCTATTTTTTTACTTTCAGAAGCGGATACGTTCGGACTGAGTTGGGAAATGTATGAAAGATACATATCCCAGGCAAAATCTGGGTCGGACTTTGATTTTTCCAATATTTCATCAAGCGTAAGTCCAAAAACTATTACGGGATGAAAGAGAGTTGTTAAAAATGCTAACGTGAGTGTTGTAAGCGTAGTGCATAACAAGAGCTTCCAGAAATTTTTGAAGAATATCTTCTGGTTAGTTTTTCTCTTTTTTGCCTTTTTCAAAAGCTTCTTTTGTAAGCCCAAACGGTTCGTGTTCATCGTTTGCCTCCGGCTCAACATGGATGACAACATCGTAAATCTCCTTCGTCTCACAAAGGTGTTTCTTAATGCATTTAGTGATTTCGTGTGCATCCCTGACGTTCATTTCACCACTTACCTCGATATCCATATCTATATCAAACTTTCCACCAACTTTTCTTACCCGCACCTTATGCGGATTCAGAGCTCCACACTTTTGGCATGCTTCAAAGACTTTTTCATATATCCACATTTCTTCATCCTTTAGACCGTCCATCAAGTCATGCGTGTTCTCTTCAAAGACTTCCCACGCTACCTTTATTATTATACCAGACATAACGATTCCTACCAAAGGGTCCATCCAAGCCAAACCTATTTTGTTAAGTGCGACTCCGATGAAGACTAAACTTGACATCATAATATCGTTTCTCATGTTCTTGGCTTCTGCAACCATTGAATTACTTTTATACCTTTTCCCAGTAGTGTATTCAATTATGAACAGGAACGTTTTTCCACCAACTGAAAGTATCGCTGCAAACAATGGCCAAAAGCCAACCAAGACCTCGTATTGCCCGGTTATCAACCTCTTTGTGCTCTCAACAAGCAAACTCACACCTGCATAAAAAATAACAAAAGATATTATCTTTGCACCAATGTTTTCTGCTTTGTGATGACCATATGGATGTTCCTTATCCGGGGGCCTTCTGGAGATTAACGTTGCGACTAGCATTGTTGAAGACGTTAAAATATCCGTTGAAGTGTCTATACCATCGGCCAAGACTGCCATACTTTTAAAGACAAGTCCAACGGTGACTTTTACCGAAGCCAGTAATATGTTTGTAAAAACCGCAATTAGTGCAACTTTCCTAATAGTTTTATCTGCGTTGATATCGTTCACAAAAGTCACTCCTTTCCTAAGAACTAAGGCGCAACCTACAAAAAATCAAGGGGCTTTACGCCCCTTGATTTTGAGAATCATTATCAATTATTTTCCAAGAGCTGTCTTTGCAATCTTTACGTATTCCTTGAAGCTTTCTGGATCGTTTACCGCAAGTTCTGCAAGCATCTTTCTGTTGATTGACACGTTCGCGAGTTTGAGTCCGTGGATTAATTCGTTGTATTTGAGCCCTTCGTTTCTTGCAGCAATGTTTATTCTTGTAATCCAGAGCTTTCTGAAGTTGCTTTTCTTGTTCTTTCTTCCATCAAACGCAAACTTTAGTGCTCTGTAGTAGGATTGTTTAGCAAGTGTATATCTTCTGCTGAGTGCACCTCTGAAACCTTTAACAAACTTCAGAAATTTTTTCTTTTTCTTCTTTGCGTTCACAGCATTTTTAACGCGCATATCTATTCCTCCTTATTCGGATTTAATTTGTCATTTGTTTACTTTTTACCAAGGAGTCTGAGAATTCTTGGTTTATCAGCTTGGGAAACAACGTCTTCAAGTCTAAGGGCACGTAATGTTGACCTTCTCTTCTTTCCGGTTTTGTGCCATGCGTTGGCATGCCTGCGCATGATTTTCCCGTTCTTTGTAACCTTGAATCTCTTGGCCGCAGTCTTGCTAACCTTCATCTTTTTCTTGGCCATTGTTTTTCCCTCCTGCTTAAGTATTTTTTATTTATTATAAGCCATTACAGATTCTTTGGCTTAAGCATCATCCACATGTCTCTTCCTTCAACCTTTGCTTCCTTTTCTACTGTCCCGATATCAGAAACGTCTTTTGCAATCCTATCAAGTATTTCTTTACCCTTATCTATGAACGCCATTTCTCTTCCACGGAACATTACAGTGACTTTGACTTTGTTTCCATCTTCCAAGAACCTTCTAATATGTTTGAGCTTGGTTTGATAATCATGCTCGTTAATAGCGGGTCTGAATTTCATTTCCTTGATTTCAATAATCTTCTGATTTTTCTTTGCTTTCTGCTCTCTTTTGGCAAGTTCGTATTTGTATTTGCCATAGTCCAATATTCTCGCAACTGGTGGCTGTGCATTTGGGGCAACAAGAATTAAATCCAACCCCTTTGACCTTGCAAGGTCAATAGCTGCACTTTTTGACATGATACCAACGACTTTCCCTTCTTCATCGACCACACGTAATTCACCAAATGGAATCTCCTCGTTTTTAATGATTTTTTCTTTTTCGTTCTTAATAGTTTTCCCCTCCTATTATAAAAAATTAATGCGGGCTTGCGCCCGCTATTAAGTTACGTTTGAAATAATCACTTAAATAAACCCTTACACTATTTTCGCTTCATCGTTCTTACACTTTCCTTACCCAATAGGCTTTTCACCATTGGGTGGGAAGCCGGGCGCTTCCTCTTTACCAATAAATATTCGTTTTTCAGAAAATCTGGTGGGCCGCGTGGGACTCGAACCCACGGCCACCTGATTAAGAGTCAGGTGCTCTACCTACTGAGCTAGCGGCCCAATCATGGTGCCCCCAGGAGGAATCGAACCTCCATTTGCGGATTAGGAATCCGCCGTTCTATCCTTTGAACTATGGGGGCTTCCGTTCTGGCAGCCCCACGGGGAATCGAACCCCGACCCTCGGACTGAGAATCCGATGGACTAGCCGTTATCCTATGGGGCCATCTCTTCAAAAATAAGCTTTCCAATTTTGCTGACCGTGTTATATATTAACATATAAGACTGAATTGTCAAGAGCCAAAGTTTGAAAATCTTCGATCAAAATTAGTTATACCAGAATTTTATCTTGTTTGTTTTTCAACATGTCTTTTTTGAATTCTGAAACTTAACAGGGCTACAAATAGGTTAAATCGGTAGTATAATATAAACATGGTTTTGCACCTGCAATTTTCAGATAGGAAGTGGGTGACTTGTAAAAAATGCAATCAGCTTCAACGAAAGACTTATGGATTATTCTTGCATCTTTTATAATAAGCGCATTGACGATACCTATCTTTGGACGGTTAGCCTACAGATATGGTATTGTTGATAAACCTGATGGAGAGCTCAAGCCTCACGAAAGAATAACACCATACCTAGGTGGCTTGAGTATTTATCTTGGAGTACTTTTCGTTACACCTTTCGAGTTTGTGACAAAAATTGCTCTGACTGTTCTTGTCCTTTTAGGACTCTACGATGATGCCAAAAACTCAGATCCGAATGTTAGACTAATAACCGAATTTGTGATCGCCTCTGTTCTTGTTTACAAATATGTGGGACTCTCTCTTCTTTTTCCACTTTACGCTGTTTTAATTGTTGCTTTGGTAAATGCCGTTAATATGATGGATGGATTGGATGGTGTTTGTGCAAGTGTTTCTGCAATTTCCGCAATAGGTTTATTTATTGTTGCAACGTCACGATACGACAAAGTCTTGTTACTTTCTCTGGTTGGTGCCTTATTTGGTTATTTACTCTACAATTTTCCCCCAGCAAGAATATTCATGGGCGATGCTGGAAGTTATTTAATTGGTGGTGTTCTTTCAGTAGGCCTACTCTCATCTATCCGAAATGGGTCTTCCAATCTGCCATATGTGGTGTCAGCTTTTATTTTTCTTTCCCTCTTCTTTTTTGACCTCGGAGCAGGTGTTTTGAGAAGAGTATTGAACGGACGCTCTCCGTTCAGTGGTGATAGAGGACATTTCTATGATAAAATCCAGTCGAAGACCGAGAACAAAAGGTATACACTTTTCGTAGTTGTATTTATACAATTTGCGCTTTTTACGATTGGTATGATAGCAAAGCAGAATGCGATGTTATCTTTGCTTGCTGTATTAATGTTGCTCGTCATGTACTACTTCATATCAAAATGGCTGAAAATACTAAAATATTAGCAAGTAATTTTTAATACAGGGGAGGAGGATGGAAGTGCTTTCGTTTTTTGAAGAACTTGTTTTGTACGTCACTATACCGCTTGTTGCACTCTTTGCTCACAGAGAGTATACTTACGAGTTCAGCACACCAAAGTACGCGATTTTAACAGTCGCCACGTTGTTGATAGGAGTGTATTTACTGTTTAGACTGGTTCAAACAAAGAGGGTTAAATTTTTTGCATCCAGAGTCCATTTTATTTGGTTGGCATTTTCGATAGTTGCGTTAATTTCAACAATTAACACCTGGAGGGATAATCCATACTTTTTTAGACAAGCATTTGACATAGGACTTTACTTATTCTTAAATATGCTCTTATCTTTTTATTTCTCAACCATTCTTGATGACAAACAGAAAATTGCGAGATTTCTTTTTGTTTTCGTGTTGACAGGGTTGTTTATTGCTATCAACGCTATCCTAAACTTCTATATGGGATACGACATAATGCTTGGGCAAGTTGGAGAGCCTTTTCAGAGGGCGAGTATAAAAGCAAATGTAGGAAATGTCATATTCGTTTCAAACTATCTGAACATGCTTTTACCCATTGCACTTTACTTTGTCATCAGTCTCGACCTTGGTGTTATGAACGTGCGAAAATTCTCTGGTATTCTGTTTATGAAATTACTATCGTTACTTTCCGCAATACTCTACTTGGATGTTATCATCTTTTCTCAGACTAGGTCCGAGTATTTAGCGCTTGTTTTAGAAGTAATATTACTTATTCTTGCATACTTTTTCTTTATCAGGAAGCGAGAAGACAAAGCTGAAGCAGAACTTCGGAAAAGTGCACCCAGTTTACTTAGGAAACTAAAATCTTTACGCAGGATTTCGATAGCAATATTCATACTTATGTCTATTATCTTGATTGTTCTTTACAACGTTCCTTCTCCATTCAACAACTTCGGAGCTTTCACAATGACTGATAGGTTTAGTGCGATGGCTTCAGTCTCAAGTAGAGACGAGAGATACTTGTCTTGGTTTTCGACAATTTACATCTGGAAGAATCACAAACTTCTTGGTCAAGGGATAGGAACTTATCAGTTGTACGGTCTTTACGGAATCGGAGATTTGACCGCCGACAAGCCCATATACAGCTACGGTTGGAACAACTTCAAAAGGGCACACAACGACTACTTCCAAGTGCTTAGCGAGACAGGAATAATTGGGCTGGCTTTGATTGTTGTGATGCTTATCTTACTTGTTATCTATGTAGTAAAGAATATTCAAAAGCTACAGGAACGTGATGATACGACACTGTTCTCCATGCTTGTGCTGAGCGGAATAGTGTTTGCGTTCCAAAGCTTTTTTAGTTTCCCGGGACATTTGCTACCGAACGCATTGATGGCAACATTTGTTCTGAGCGCAGGCTTGGGTAAGTATTTTAATAAAGTAGACGGAAAGGAATACGAAATAAAAGGTGCCAAAGCGGTTGTTCTCGGACTTGTTCTTATTTCTTCTGTTGCAGGCTCTACCTATCTGAGATGGAATCATTTCATTTCAGAAGTGTACTTCAGAAAAGGTAATGTGGCATTCCAAACGTTGGCAGAATTGAGAAATCAACTGAGTCAGATAGACAATTATCTAAATCAACTTGACCAAATAGAATCTGACCTTAACAACTTCTCCGGTCAATTCCAGATTTACTCTCCTGAAAATTGGCACAAGTATAAACAATCTCAGGCAGGCAAGTTAGGAGGTTTGTACAACAAAGCGCAGGCGGAAAGTGAACGTCTGCAGAATATTCAAAACATAAGAAACCAGATAGAACAAAATCGAAGGGTGTTAACTGCTCAGAAAGAAGCAATACCGCAGGAACTCACAAAATACTATGAACAAGCGAAAGCATACTTTTTAAAGAGTGTAAGGCTTAACCACACCTATGGAAAGTCGTATTTCTACCTCGCAGCGCTTGCTTCTGACCCAATAAGAATCAGTATGCTGAAAGAAGCTCTAAAAAAAGACCCAGAAGCTGTTCTGAGCCAAAACTATGACGAATTTCAGAATATACTTCCTAATAAGTTTAAGTATGCTTACTTCAAAGATTTGGCGGTTTACATAAAAAATAATCCGTCGTTTATCGACAAAATCGATATGGCAACAGCGCAAGCAATCGTTGATTCGGCTTGTTTATACGAATACTCATTACTTACATTCACCGAAAGAAATACTTTCAAAACACTAGCTGTTAGGTACAATTCCCTACACCTAATTGCAAGGACACTTACCGACAATATTGAAAATGAGGAGCTTAATAAAAAGACACTGGCACTCGAATCACTCTTCTTCAACAAGTTCGATACTTGGGTTAGGAAGATACTTTACATAATGCCTGGAGGATGGAACAGATTCCCAGATTGGAAGAACCTTGATATTGAGCTTGCAACAACAGGTGGGCAAGATATCTATAGGTATTTTGCCGGTTTGACAGTTCAAGCGCTAGACCCAATCAACCTAGAATCCCGTAACCTGCTCGTTGACTTAGCAAAATTGGAAGCAAAAACATGTAAATACATGGAAGCAAAAGGTGTCTGGGGTGTCCCTGATGGAGTGCTTGATTATCTACATGCTCTTGCAAGAGAATATCAAACAGTTTCGGAGTATCAAGAGAGCGTGGTTACATATTCACAACTGCTTGAATGGTACAAAGAAAGTTATGACCTCGTTTCAAAGAAAGTTAACGACAGAGATTACTGGGAGAAGAACTTCGATACATTCGTTGAGGATATGAAGAAGCGTTTGGATACAGTTTTGGAAAAGGATGAAAAAGGTTATGTCTCAAATAGTCTAACTCCAATGTTTGAGGACAGGTTGAGAAGGTTATATAATACAATGATGAACACCGATTTCAAAAAAATTGAAAAAGAGTATATTGAAGAGCTTGTCAAATATCCTCCGACATTTTGGATGAGGATAGGCAAGTCAGGTGTTTGGAAAACAAATGCTTATAATTCTATGAAAGATTTTGAAAATCAAATTCAAGCATTGAATTTCTCCGATAATGCGAAAAAAGAGCTTACATCAATACTAACAGCAGTTATTGACTCGAACTTGATGAAGCTTTATGAAAGGTATGCCAGGTTCAAGGCTCATTACGAGTTAATAAAGGAAGAATTCTTGAGAACTGCAGAGAACTTGATAAGTTTATACCAACAAATTACCGAAGAAGAAATACTAAAAGATTGGAAAGAACCGTTGTTTGCTATGCCGGAGTTTGATAATAAGACGAAAGTTCTCGAATTCTTAGAGAAACTTGTGGCAGAATATAAGTAAGCTGAGGATGATTTAAAAAGCAGGGGATATCCCCTGCTTTTGTTTTATTTTTGCACTTTTCTTTGACTAAATAGCCACTCAATCATTTCTGTATCTTTGTAAGCAGGAATCCAAGACGCATGTGGAAAACTTCCGATGCTTTCCATGTAGCCTTTTGGGTACTCTGTGTATCGCACAGGAGCGTTTAACTTCTTCAGAGCCTCAACTAAGTCGCGAGAAAACTTTACAGGAACAACGTCATCGTCTTCGGCATGGAAGAACCATATAGGGATGTGAGAGATTTTTTGGACTTTCGCAACATTACCACCACCACAGACAACAACTGCAGCTGCAAATCTTTCTGGGCAAAGTGTTAACAATCCAACGGTACCAAAACCTCCCATCGATAGCCCCGTTATGTACATCCTGTCTTCGTCAGTGGGATACTCATCTACAATTTGATTGATTAACAGAAGGACCGTTGAAAGTAGAGAGTTCGGTTCAAGCTCGTCACTAGTTCTAAATGAAGTTCCCCAGTACCCGTTTTCTGGACACTGAGGGGCTAGTACAAAACAAGGGTGTTTTTCCTGCACTTTTGGACTAGCCCATACGGTAGCACCTTCGTTTGCGGTAATTTGCTTTTCGTTATCTCTTCCACGCTCACCGGAGCCATGGAGAAAAACAACCAGTGAATATTTCTCACCTGGGTTTTGGCTTTCAGGGATGAAGAGTCTGTAAGGCATTTCGATAAACTCGTCCTTGTAAACAAATGGTTTGAATTTTTCAAGATAGTTGATTTTATCTGACATTTTTCACACACCTCCCATTTTTGCTTTGTGAATATTATACATAAAATTTTGTGAAAACGAAAGGGAAGCGATATAATAATTATAACTCAAATCAATAGGGGGAATTTGAATGATAACTACCCTGCACAGTTACCTCTTCATAGGTGCGCATCCGGATGATATTGAGATATGGGCAGGTGGGTTGATTTTAAGAATACTTCGCGAGAATCCGACAGCTCAAGTTCACTGTGTTGTGCTGACAGATGGTTCAGCGGGGTATGCGACTGCCCAAGAACGATACGAAGAGGCTATGAATGCTGCAAAGATGATGAAGGTTAGCTCGTACGAGTTTTTGAACCTGAAAGATGGTAGTTTGCACTTTAACAACGAGCTTCCGAACATAATCGCTAACCTTATAAGAAAATACAAACCTGATTTGTTAATCACACATCCACGAAAAGACAGACACCCTGATCATGCCGCGGCTGGCACAGCAACCGATAAGGCGCTGTTTCTTGCTATGGTGGTTCCCGAATTCTTAGATTATGAACCACACTTATGCAAGAATGTACTTCGATTTATGTCGGACCCTTTCAATAGTCCAAAGTCGAAATTGTATGTTGACATCTCAGAAGTCTATGAGCAGAAAAAATCAGTTATTTCAAATTTTAAAACACAACTTGGAGTCTTGGAACCATATCTGCAACTTAACGAGTTGTACGGACGTCTTATAAATTGTGCAGCAGCTGAAATCTTCGAACCCGAAGTGTTAGTGTTCTAAAAAACATCGAAAAGGAGGTTTTAATTTGAAATCGGGATTGTGGGTTAAGTTGTTGGCGGTCGGAACAGGAGGTTTTTTAGGTTCGGTTCTTAGATATCTGATTTCCCTGTGGCTTAACAAAAGATATCCAACCTCTTTGATACCTTACGGCACTCTTGCTGTAAACATCTCAGGGAGTTTTTTCTTGGTTTAATTATGCAGGTGGCATTTTACATTCCAATGAATGAGTCCGTCAGGTTGTTCTTCACAACTGGCATTATGGGAGGATTAACTACGTTTTCAACTTTAACATACGAGACAATGGCACTTGTATACAATCAAAGCTATTTTGGGGCTACCTTGAATATCCTTCTTAATCTGTCCATAGGTCTTTTGAGTGCTTTGGGTGGAAAAGAATTAGTTGACGTTATTTACGCAAGGTTGTGATTAATATCTCCACAAATATGATTATATCATTTAGGGGTGTGTATATGGAGAAAATAATTGGCACGTTCGTACGCATTTACGTTAAAGAGAATCAAAGATGCGAAGCATTCGGAAAGAAGCCACTTAACAAGGTAATTGCTGAAATGGCTCTGAAGATGGATATCACAGATTTTGTGGAATACAAAGTTTTTGAGGGATATATATTCGACAAAAAACTACACACATTGGCTAGAGAAGTTATCGACCATGAACTTCCGATAATCATAGAATTTTTCACGACTGATGAAAAAGCACAGAAGTTTTTAGAGGAAATGGCACCTTATTTAAAAAACACAGTTGTGCTCGTATTTAGGGATACCGAGGGATATTTTTTCAGATAGTTTTTCGAAAATACGAGTTTCATAGCATTGGCTGATGTGGTTAGTTGAGGGGGGTAGAATGTATGGATATGGTTCCCAAGCTGTTTATAAGGACTATTTTGGTAATATTATTGATGAGCTGTTTCAATATGGTATTTCCAGAAAAGCCTGTTATAGATGTGTCAGTGAACGTAATTGGAAACGAGAGTATTGAAAAAATAACAAAAAGTGTTTTCTTATCTGAACTTTTGGACACAAACAAGTTTACAGTGACCCTTAGGGACAATATAATGCAACTTTTCTCGGAGATGAGCCTACAAGATCTGTTATCTACACAGAACGTGATTCTTTCCAAAAAAGAATACCCAAAAGGTTCACTGAATGTCTTAATTTATCTAAATAATTTAAGTGTGAGAAAAGAATCTGTTGAATACGTTAGAAACAACATCTCAGGTGAGTATATATACGCAAATGGTAAGTACATTCGCGTCATTCAAGGAGCACGATTTAAATTCGATGGGAAAAATTATATCCAAGATGACAATGGCATGTATGTAAGAGGAAACGACGGGAAATATTACATTGCGTTAGATTTTTATTCAAAAGTTCCACACGAGAATACTTACTACGTCCTTGAATGTAATATTTCTTACGTGCTAAGTTTGGAAGGAAGTGATGTTAAGAAAGATGCATTCGCTGTAAGTGTGGATGTGCCTTTAGTTTTGCACAAATATGATCCGTATAACAACAGACTTTTAAGAACTGAATATCCAGCTTCGGAAATTCTGAACCAGTTTGCTAAGAACGTAAGCTTTGAATTGGCAAATAGACTTCTGGGGTTGAGGAAACTGTATGGTTTTGTTGATAGTGTGAAGTTCCCACGAGCGTTGATTGATATTGGTTCGATTGATGGTGTAAAACCTGGGTTTTACTTTGGAGTCTACGATGGAGACAATTACATTGCGGAATTGAAAGTTGTTCGAACAGCTGGAGATTACAGTGAGTGCGAAGTAACATACATCAAAAGTGGAGCAAAAATAAAAGAAGGGTTTTTCGTTGCGGAAAAGAAACCAGACTTTGTTTTTCCATTAGGTATAAGCATTCTATACCTATATCATCCTGAAAGTTTTGGAAGCATTGAATTTGAACTTTCAGTAAAGACGTTGAACATACATAGAGAAGAAATCTCTGCGTTGGCTTTTGGGTTTGGTTACGATTTATCTAATTCTGAGATTGGGAGTTTCAGAGTAAGCTATTTCCAACGTATACCTTCCTTGCCTGTTTACGCACTTGCAACTCTAAAGATATTCGACAACACCTCTGGTGAGACAATCTCAGCAATTCCTATGGTGGGATTCGATATCAAATTTGGTATTTTCGCACTAAGAGCGCTTACTACCATCGATTTTTCTACTCTTGAATTAGGTGGTGGTGTTTCATGGTAAGAAGACATCCAGTTCTATGTTTGATTTTTTGTTCGGTGATGATACTTCTTTCATCCTTTTCCTTTGCGCAGAGTAAGAACGTAAAAATAAAAATAGTCTTCGATAAGAGTGTAAAACCTTTCTATGAGAATATCGATCTCAATGTTTCTTTAATGACTACCTTTGCGGACATAAAAGAGAACACTGCAAGAATTGTTCATGTGTTAGGTATATCAAAAGAGTCTACAACAAGAAAAGTAAACGAGTTTGTGCGCGATGAAAAGGGGGATTATGTCAATTTTAAAGGAAATTATTACAAGATAGCAGACAAAAGAAGATATACTTACGATGAAAAGCAAAAAAGATATGTAGTTGATAAGTACGGCAGATACGTTTACCTTCAAGAATACGCTTGGGCAAGGAAACAGGAAGATAAATACATTATTAGCGATTTTTATT
It encodes the following:
- a CDS encoding DUF190 domain-containing protein — protein: MEKIIGTFVRIYVKENQRCEAFGKKPLNKVIAEMALKMDITDFVEYKVFEGYIFDKKLHTLAREVIDHELPIIIEFFTTDEKAQKFLEEMAPYLKNTVVLVFRDTEGYFFR